The following coding sequences are from one Osmia bicornis bicornis chromosome 2, iOsmBic2.1, whole genome shotgun sequence window:
- the LOC114875863 gene encoding ER membrane protein complex subunit 3, with product MAELLLDPNIRGWVFLPIVVITFLVGIIRHYVSILLASQKKVELHQVQDSQVMIRSRLLRENGQYIPKMAFISRRHFFNNEETGYFKTQKRAPVSQNPMTDPNMMTDMLKGNVTNVLPMVLIGGWINWMFSGFVTTKVPFPLTLRFKPMLQRGIELVTLDAAWVSSASWYFLNVFGLRSIYTLVLGESNAADTSRLLQDQVSGAAMSMPPDPKAAFKSEWEALEIYEHNWALQGVEADLIGSQRTDTSESNK from the exons ATGGCCGAGTTGCTTTTAGATCCAAACATTCGAGGGTGGGTGTTCTTACCTATTGTCGTGATTACGTTTCTCGTAGGAATTATTCGTCATTATGTGTCGATACTTCTTGCTTCACAGAAAAAGGTTGAGCTTCATCAAGTACAGGACAG TCAAGTGATGATACGCTCGAGATTACTTAGGGAAAATGGTCAATATATTCCAAAAATGGCATTTATTAGTAGAAGACATTTCTTTAATAATGAAGAAACAGGGTATTTTAAAACTCAGAAACGTGCTCCTGTGTCTCAAAATCCTATGACAGATCCTAATATGATGACGGATATGTTAAAGGGAAATGTTACCAATGTTTTACCAATGGTACTGATAGGAGGATGGATTAATTGGATGTTTTCTGGTTTTGTTACAA CCAAAGTGCCATTTCCATTGACATTGCGTTTTAAACCTATGTTGCAACGTGGCATAGAGTTAGTCACCCTTGATGCTGCATGGGTTTCATCCGCATCCTGGTATTTCCTTAATGTGTTTGGATTGCGTTCCATTTATACGCTTGTTCTTGGAGAAAGCAATGCTGCTGATACTTCTAGACTTCTACAGGACCAGGTATCTGGGGCAGCAATGTCTATGCCACCAGATCCAAAAGCTGCATTTAAATCAGAGTGGGAAGCATTGGAGATATATGAACATAATTGGGCATTGCAGGGAGTTGAAGCAGACCTTATAGGATCTCAAAGAACAGACACAAGTGAAA GTAATAAATAA
- the LOC114875771 gene encoding nitrilase and fragile histidine triad fusion protein NitFhit isoform X2 encodes MTSTNDKEKNLQTVSEVVSKAKARSACITFFPEACDYLADNKKDVVAMAEHLNGPTVSNYKEIAKKNNMWLSFGGLHEALTENEKCISNTHIVISSKGDIVGVYRKMHLFDMDNKNTGVRLVESDYVLPGQKIEPPISTPVGKLALSICYDMRFPELSLSLRNMGAEILTYPSAFTYQTGAAHWEVLLRARAIETQCYVVAAAQTGTHNKKRVSWGHAMVVDPWGTVVAQCSDKTDIALAEIDLNFIKQVRENMPCENHRRTDLYPKMEPIKPVV; translated from the exons ATGACATCAACAAatgataaagaaaagaatttacaAACTGTGTCTGAAGTTGTTTCAAAAGCTAAAGCTAGATCAGCTTGT ATTACATTTTTCCCTGAAGCATGCGATTATTTAGCagataataaaaaagatgTAGTAGCTATGGCAGAACATTTAAATGGACCAACAGTGTCtaattataaagaaatagcaaaaaaaaataacatgtgGTTATCATTCGGTGGATTACACGAAGCA TtaactgaaaatgaaaaatgtatcaGTAACACTCATATTGTAATAAGTAGCAAAGGTGATATTGTTGGGGTTTATCGTAAAATGCATTTATTTGATATGGACAATAAAAATACTGGTGTTAGGTTAGTGGAATCAGATTATGTTTTACCAGGACAAAAAATTGAACCACCCATATCGACACCAGTTGGCAAATTAGCACTTAGTATT TGTTATGATATGCGTTTTCCTGAATTATCTCTTTCATTGAGAAATATGGGAGCTGAGATTCTAACATATCCATCAGCATTTACCTACCAAACAGGTGCTGCACACTGGGAGGTATTATTACGTGCTAGAGCTATAGAAACACAGTGTTATGTTGTAGCTGCAGCTCAAACTggtacacataataaaaaaagagtaaGCTGGGGTCATGCAATG GTTGTTGATCCATGGGGAACAGTAGTAGCTCAGTGTAGTGATAAAACTGATATAGCTTTAGCAGAAATTGATTTGAACTTTATAAAACAAGTTAGAGAAAACATGCCATGTGAAAATCATCGCCGAACAGATTTATATCCAAAAATGGAACCTATAAAACCTGTAGTTTAA
- the LOC114875862 gene encoding uncharacterized protein LOC114875862 isoform X2, whose product MEEAMNNWVIVLHSVFDVLHFKPIVANLWDKETFNMQRMNEIRIKRSDVLLGYLIPFWIILYFMYEKCLNSLLRRMRIPLLQRSRIIEAVWNCGFCFGSICYLKSSTVKTINFFSEEQAVTHQELGVILHKSFYLHRAGVEIFCHEAWIKGWANLLFASFVMNPYQEKIYLYTLFVPKLMLWTESTNHTRAKLGLWLWFIAECIDSMWFRLLWCGKATHWLEICLFPPPTQEAIELAGIQKRHRDSLKKLVNRTSKKAELWQTLFCAVAIKKKIKRIREAKHNETTSLTDYPEILSQTNAKEEPMRNEKENENENENGNGNGNGNGKGNEQ is encoded by the exons ATGGAAGAAGCTATGAATAACTGGGTTATTGTATTGCATTCAGTTTTTGATGTTTTACATTTTAAACCAATAGTTGCAAATTTATGGGACAAAGAGACGTTTAATATGCaacgaatgaatgaaataagaataaaaaggTCTGATGTACTCCTTGGATATCTAATTCCATTTTggattattttatattttatgtatgAAAAGTGCCTTAAT TCGTTACTTCGACGTATGCGCATTCCATTGTTGCAAAGAAGTAGAATAATCGAGGCTGTGTGGAATTGTGGATTTTGCTTTGGTAGCATTTGTTATTTGAAGTCATCTACTGTCAAGACGATAAACTTTTTCTCTGAAGAACAAGCAGTAACTCACCAAGAGTTAGGTGTTATTCTACATAAAAGCTTTTACCTTCATCGGGCAGGAGTAGAAATCTTCTGTCACGAGGCTTGGATAAAAGGCTGGGCCAACTTGCTGTTTGCATCTTTTGTTATGAATCCATATCAGGAAAA gaTATATTTGTACACATTATTTGTGCCAAAATTAATGTTGTGGACAGAAAGTACTAACCATACTCGAGCAAAGCTGGGTTTGTGGCTGTGGTTTATTGCAGAATGCATAGATTCG aTGTGGTTTAGGTTATTATGGTGTGGAAAGGCTACACACTGGCtagaaatttgtttatttccACCTCCAACACAGGAAGCAATTGAATTAGCAGGAATACAAAAGCGACACAGAGATTCATTAAAAAAGTTAGTTAATAGAACTTCAAAAAAAGCTGAATTATGGCAAACGTTATTTT GTGCAGTAgctattaaaaagaaaattaaaagaattcgGGAAGCAAAACATAATGAGACTACATCGCTAACTGATTATCCAGAAATATTATCTCAAACAAATGCAAAGGAAGAACCAATGAGAAATGAGAAGGAAaacgagaacgagaacgagaacgGGAACGGGAACGGGAACGGGAACGGGAAGGGAAACGAACAGTGA
- the LOC114875771 gene encoding deaminated glutathione amidase isoform X1, which translates to MISMRFIRNFNSIKYCRKQFDRHFHIMTNPLIAVCQMTSTNDKEKNLQTVSEVVSKAKARSACITFFPEACDYLADNKKDVVAMAEHLNGPTVSNYKEIAKKNNMWLSFGGLHEALTENEKCISNTHIVISSKGDIVGVYRKMHLFDMDNKNTGVRLVESDYVLPGQKIEPPISTPVGKLALSICYDMRFPELSLSLRNMGAEILTYPSAFTYQTGAAHWEVLLRARAIETQCYVVAAAQTGTHNKKRVSWGHAMVVDPWGTVVAQCSDKTDIALAEIDLNFIKQVRENMPCENHRRTDLYPKMEPIKPVV; encoded by the exons ATGATAAGCATGCGTTTTATTAGGAATTTTAATAGTATCAAATATTGCAG AAAACAGTTTGATAGACATTTTCACATAATGACAAATCCTCTAATTGCAGTATGTCAAATGACATCAACAAatgataaagaaaagaatttacaAACTGTGTCTGAAGTTGTTTCAAAAGCTAAAGCTAGATCAGCTTGT ATTACATTTTTCCCTGAAGCATGCGATTATTTAGCagataataaaaaagatgTAGTAGCTATGGCAGAACATTTAAATGGACCAACAGTGTCtaattataaagaaatagcaaaaaaaaataacatgtgGTTATCATTCGGTGGATTACACGAAGCA TtaactgaaaatgaaaaatgtatcaGTAACACTCATATTGTAATAAGTAGCAAAGGTGATATTGTTGGGGTTTATCGTAAAATGCATTTATTTGATATGGACAATAAAAATACTGGTGTTAGGTTAGTGGAATCAGATTATGTTTTACCAGGACAAAAAATTGAACCACCCATATCGACACCAGTTGGCAAATTAGCACTTAGTATT TGTTATGATATGCGTTTTCCTGAATTATCTCTTTCATTGAGAAATATGGGAGCTGAGATTCTAACATATCCATCAGCATTTACCTACCAAACAGGTGCTGCACACTGGGAGGTATTATTACGTGCTAGAGCTATAGAAACACAGTGTTATGTTGTAGCTGCAGCTCAAACTggtacacataataaaaaaagagtaaGCTGGGGTCATGCAATG GTTGTTGATCCATGGGGAACAGTAGTAGCTCAGTGTAGTGATAAAACTGATATAGCTTTAGCAGAAATTGATTTGAACTTTATAAAACAAGTTAGAGAAAACATGCCATGTGAAAATCATCGCCGAACAGATTTATATCCAAAAATGGAACCTATAAAACCTGTAGTTTAA
- the LOC114875856 gene encoding tyrosine-protein kinase Btk29A isoform X7 — protein MKQCRLEDSEMKLFGCRWSFWNFATNIVGTPSTPIMPGGTPGTPSSKTKDKIMMRTKVVVALYPFRAIEGGDLSLEKGAEYEVLDDSQEHWWKVKDEHGSIGYIPSNYVKEKELLGLQKYEWYVGDMSRQRAESLLKQEDKEGCFVVRNSSTKGLYTLSLYTKVPHPHVKHYHIKQNTRGEFYLSEKHCCGSIPDLVNYHRHNSGGLASRLKTSPCDRPVPPTAGLSHDKWEIDPAELHLLEELGSGQFGVVRRGKWRGSIDVAVKMMKEGTMSEDDFIEEAKVMTKLQHQNLVQLYGVCSKDRPIYIVTEYMRHGSLLNYLRRHEATLGANVGLLLDMCIQVCKGMAYLERHNYIHRDLAARNCLVGSENVVKVADFGLARYVLDDQYTSSGGTKFPIKWAPPEVLNYTRFSSKSDVWAYGVLMWEVFTCGKMPYGRLKNTEVVERVQRGIILERPKACFKEVYEVMRKCWAHCPEVRPSFRVLKEQLISVSQGLLND, from the exons GGACCCCCTCGACTCCAATAATGCCAGGGGGCACACCTGGCACCCCGTCATCAAAAACGAAG GATAAAATAATGATGAGGACGAAGGTGGTGGTAGCTCTGTACCCTTTTCGAGCGATCGAAGGAGGCGATCTGTCCCTCGAAAAG GGTGCAGAGTACGAAGTGCTAGATGATTCCCAAGAACATTGGTGGAAAGTGAAAGACGAACATGG atCTATCGGTTACATTCCCAGCAACTAcgtgaaagagaaagaacTTTTGGGCCTTCAAAAATACGA gTGGTATGTAGGTGATATGTCGAGGCAACGCGCAGAATCATTGCTCAAACAAGAAGACAAAGAAGGATGTTTTGTTGTTCGTAATTCCTCTACCAAAGGGCTTTACACGCTTTCACTCTACACTAAAGT CCCGCATCCGCACGTGAAACACTATCATATCAAGCAGAATACAAGAGGAGAATTTTATTTGTCCGAGAAACATTGTTGCGGTTCGATACCGGATTTGGTCAATTATCACAGGCACAATAGCGGTGGTTTGGCCAGTCGATTGAAAACTAGCCCTTGTGATCGTCCTGTACCACCTACCGCTGGTCTCAGTCATG ATAAATGGGAAATTGATCCAGCAGAGTTACATCTATTGGAAGAACTTGGTTCTGGACAATTTGGGGTTGTACGAAGAGGTAAATGGCGTGGTTCTATAGACGTTGCTGTTAAAATGATGAAAGAAGGTACTATGTCTGAGGATGACTTTATAGAAGAAGCTAAAGTGATGAC GAAACTCCAACATCAAAACTTGGTGCAGTTATATGGTGTTTGCAGTAAAGATAGGCCAATATACATTGTCACTGAATATATGCGACACGGGTCTCTACTAAATTACCTCCGTCGTCATGAAGCAACATTAGGAGCTAATGTTGGCCTACTTCTAGACATGTGCATACAG GTTTGCAAAGGAATGGCTTATTTGGAAAGGCACAACTATATCCACAGAGATCTTGCTGCACGAAACTGTTTAGTCGGTTCAGAGAACGTAGTTAAAGTTGCCGACTTTGGATTGGCAAG GTATGTTCTCGATGATCAATACACCAGCAGTGGAGGTACGAAATTTCCTATCAAATGGGCACCACCTGAAGTATTGAACTATACACGGTTCAGCTCAAAATCGGATGTTTGGGCATACGGAGTACTTATGTGGGAAGTATTCACGTGCGGCAAAATGCCTTATGGGCGTCTAAAGAATACCGAAGTTGTTGAAAGAGTACAACGAGGAATCATATTAGAAAGACCCAAGGCCTGCTTCAAAGAAGTTTACGAG GTAATGCGAAAATGCTGGGCCCATTGCCCGGAAGTACGACCGTCCTTCCGCGTATTGAAAGAACAGCTGATCAGCGTGTCTCAAGGTCTGCTCAATGATTGA
- the LOC114875856 gene encoding tyrosine-protein kinase Btk29A isoform X5, which translates to MPGGTPGTPSSKTKDKIMMRTKVVVALYPFRAIEGGDLSLEKGAEYEVLDDSQEHWWKVKDEHGSIGYIPSNYVKEKELLGLQKYEWYVGDMSRQRAESLLKQEDKEGCFVVRNSSTKGLYTLSLYTKVPHPHVKHYHIKQNTRGEFYLSEKHCCGSIPDLVNYHRHNSGGLASRLKTSPCDRPVPPTAGLSHDKWEIDPAELHLLEELGSGQFGVVRRGKWRGSIDVAVKMMKEGTMSEDDFIEEAKVMTKLQHQNLVQLYGVCSKDRPIYIVTEYMRHGSLLNYLRRHEATLGANVGLLLDMCIQVCKGMAYLERHNYIHRDLAARNCLVGSENVVKVADFGLARYVLDDQYTSSGGTKFPIKWAPPEVLNYTRFSSKSDVWAYGVLMWEVFTCGKMPYGRLKNTEVVERVQRGIILERPKACFKEVYEVMRKCWAHCPEVRPSFRVLKEQLISVSQGLLND; encoded by the exons ATGCCAGGGGGCACACCTGGCACCCCGTCATCAAAAACGAAG GATAAAATAATGATGAGGACGAAGGTGGTGGTAGCTCTGTACCCTTTTCGAGCGATCGAAGGAGGCGATCTGTCCCTCGAAAAG GGTGCAGAGTACGAAGTGCTAGATGATTCCCAAGAACATTGGTGGAAAGTGAAAGACGAACATGG atCTATCGGTTACATTCCCAGCAACTAcgtgaaagagaaagaacTTTTGGGCCTTCAAAAATACGA gTGGTATGTAGGTGATATGTCGAGGCAACGCGCAGAATCATTGCTCAAACAAGAAGACAAAGAAGGATGTTTTGTTGTTCGTAATTCCTCTACCAAAGGGCTTTACACGCTTTCACTCTACACTAAAGT CCCGCATCCGCACGTGAAACACTATCATATCAAGCAGAATACAAGAGGAGAATTTTATTTGTCCGAGAAACATTGTTGCGGTTCGATACCGGATTTGGTCAATTATCACAGGCACAATAGCGGTGGTTTGGCCAGTCGATTGAAAACTAGCCCTTGTGATCGTCCTGTACCACCTACCGCTGGTCTCAGTCATG ATAAATGGGAAATTGATCCAGCAGAGTTACATCTATTGGAAGAACTTGGTTCTGGACAATTTGGGGTTGTACGAAGAGGTAAATGGCGTGGTTCTATAGACGTTGCTGTTAAAATGATGAAAGAAGGTACTATGTCTGAGGATGACTTTATAGAAGAAGCTAAAGTGATGAC GAAACTCCAACATCAAAACTTGGTGCAGTTATATGGTGTTTGCAGTAAAGATAGGCCAATATACATTGTCACTGAATATATGCGACACGGGTCTCTACTAAATTACCTCCGTCGTCATGAAGCAACATTAGGAGCTAATGTTGGCCTACTTCTAGACATGTGCATACAG GTTTGCAAAGGAATGGCTTATTTGGAAAGGCACAACTATATCCACAGAGATCTTGCTGCACGAAACTGTTTAGTCGGTTCAGAGAACGTAGTTAAAGTTGCCGACTTTGGATTGGCAAG GTATGTTCTCGATGATCAATACACCAGCAGTGGAGGTACGAAATTTCCTATCAAATGGGCACCACCTGAAGTATTGAACTATACACGGTTCAGCTCAAAATCGGATGTTTGGGCATACGGAGTACTTATGTGGGAAGTATTCACGTGCGGCAAAATGCCTTATGGGCGTCTAAAGAATACCGAAGTTGTTGAAAGAGTACAACGAGGAATCATATTAGAAAGACCCAAGGCCTGCTTCAAAGAAGTTTACGAG GTAATGCGAAAATGCTGGGCCCATTGCCCGGAAGTACGACCGTCCTTCCGCGTATTGAAAGAACAGCTGATCAGCGTGTCTCAAGGTCTGCTCAATGATTGA
- the LOC114875856 gene encoding tyrosine-protein kinase Btk29A isoform X6 — MMVISALKHVANAATNAVHSATNASNTGHGHANSGTPSTPIMPGGTPGTPSSKTKDKIMMRTKVVVALYPFRAIEGGDLSLEKGAEYEVLDDSQEHWWKVKDEHGSIGYIPSNYVKEKELLGLQKYEWYVGDMSRQRAESLLKQEDKEGCFVVRNSSTKGLYTLSLYTKVPHPHVKHYHIKQNTRGEFYLSEKHCCGSIPDLVNYHRHNSGGLASRLKTSPCDRPVPPTAGLSHDKWEIDPAELHLLEELGSGQFGVVRRGKWRGSIDVAVKMMKEGTMSEDDFIEEAKVMTKLQHQNLVQLYGVCSKDRPIYIVTEYMRHGSLLNYLRRHEATLGANVGLLLDMCIQVCKGMAYLERHNYIHRDLAARNCLVGSENVVKVADFGLARYVLDDQYTSSGGTKFPIKWAPPEVLNYTRFSSKSDVWAYGVLMWEVFTCGKMPYGRLKNTEVVERVQRGIILERPKACFKEVYEVMRKCWAHCPEVRPSFRVLKEQLISVSQGLLND, encoded by the exons GGACCCCCTCGACTCCAATAATGCCAGGGGGCACACCTGGCACCCCGTCATCAAAAACGAAG GATAAAATAATGATGAGGACGAAGGTGGTGGTAGCTCTGTACCCTTTTCGAGCGATCGAAGGAGGCGATCTGTCCCTCGAAAAG GGTGCAGAGTACGAAGTGCTAGATGATTCCCAAGAACATTGGTGGAAAGTGAAAGACGAACATGG atCTATCGGTTACATTCCCAGCAACTAcgtgaaagagaaagaacTTTTGGGCCTTCAAAAATACGA gTGGTATGTAGGTGATATGTCGAGGCAACGCGCAGAATCATTGCTCAAACAAGAAGACAAAGAAGGATGTTTTGTTGTTCGTAATTCCTCTACCAAAGGGCTTTACACGCTTTCACTCTACACTAAAGT CCCGCATCCGCACGTGAAACACTATCATATCAAGCAGAATACAAGAGGAGAATTTTATTTGTCCGAGAAACATTGTTGCGGTTCGATACCGGATTTGGTCAATTATCACAGGCACAATAGCGGTGGTTTGGCCAGTCGATTGAAAACTAGCCCTTGTGATCGTCCTGTACCACCTACCGCTGGTCTCAGTCATG ATAAATGGGAAATTGATCCAGCAGAGTTACATCTATTGGAAGAACTTGGTTCTGGACAATTTGGGGTTGTACGAAGAGGTAAATGGCGTGGTTCTATAGACGTTGCTGTTAAAATGATGAAAGAAGGTACTATGTCTGAGGATGACTTTATAGAAGAAGCTAAAGTGATGAC GAAACTCCAACATCAAAACTTGGTGCAGTTATATGGTGTTTGCAGTAAAGATAGGCCAATATACATTGTCACTGAATATATGCGACACGGGTCTCTACTAAATTACCTCCGTCGTCATGAAGCAACATTAGGAGCTAATGTTGGCCTACTTCTAGACATGTGCATACAG GTTTGCAAAGGAATGGCTTATTTGGAAAGGCACAACTATATCCACAGAGATCTTGCTGCACGAAACTGTTTAGTCGGTTCAGAGAACGTAGTTAAAGTTGCCGACTTTGGATTGGCAAG GTATGTTCTCGATGATCAATACACCAGCAGTGGAGGTACGAAATTTCCTATCAAATGGGCACCACCTGAAGTATTGAACTATACACGGTTCAGCTCAAAATCGGATGTTTGGGCATACGGAGTACTTATGTGGGAAGTATTCACGTGCGGCAAAATGCCTTATGGGCGTCTAAAGAATACCGAAGTTGTTGAAAGAGTACAACGAGGAATCATATTAGAAAGACCCAAGGCCTGCTTCAAAGAAGTTTACGAG GTAATGCGAAAATGCTGGGCCCATTGCCCGGAAGTACGACCGTCCTTCCGCGTATTGAAAGAACAGCTGATCAGCGTGTCTCAAGGTCTGCTCAATGATTGA
- the LOC114875862 gene encoding uncharacterized protein LOC114875862 isoform X1 — translation MEEAMNNWVIVLHSVFDVLHFKPIVANLWDKETFNMQRMNEIRIKRSDVLLGYLIPFWIILYFMYEKCLNSLLRRMRIPLLQRSRIIEAVWNCGFCFGSICYLKSSTVKTINFFSEEQAVTHQELGVILHKSFYLHRAGVEIFCHEAWIKGWANLLFASFVMNPYQEKWCTVVSTFVFYKAFDTIVINICRILLCTSHFIGKKLPKLFFFLHCLSWIYLYTLFVPKLMLWTESTNHTRAKLGLWLWFIAECIDSMWFRLLWCGKATHWLEICLFPPPTQEAIELAGIQKRHRDSLKKLVNRTSKKAELWQTLFCAVAIKKKIKRIREAKHNETTSLTDYPEILSQTNAKEEPMRNEKENENENENGNGNGNGNGKGNEQ, via the exons ATGGAAGAAGCTATGAATAACTGGGTTATTGTATTGCATTCAGTTTTTGATGTTTTACATTTTAAACCAATAGTTGCAAATTTATGGGACAAAGAGACGTTTAATATGCaacgaatgaatgaaataagaataaaaaggTCTGATGTACTCCTTGGATATCTAATTCCATTTTggattattttatattttatgtatgAAAAGTGCCTTAAT TCGTTACTTCGACGTATGCGCATTCCATTGTTGCAAAGAAGTAGAATAATCGAGGCTGTGTGGAATTGTGGATTTTGCTTTGGTAGCATTTGTTATTTGAAGTCATCTACTGTCAAGACGATAAACTTTTTCTCTGAAGAACAAGCAGTAACTCACCAAGAGTTAGGTGTTATTCTACATAAAAGCTTTTACCTTCATCGGGCAGGAGTAGAAATCTTCTGTCACGAGGCTTGGATAAAAGGCTGGGCCAACTTGCTGTTTGCATCTTTTGTTATGAATCCATATCAGGAAAA ATGGTGTACAGTAGTAAGCACTTTTGTGTTTTACAAAGCATTTGATACTATTGTGATAAATATATGTCGTATTTTGTTATGTACATCGCACTTTATTGGAAAAAAGCTACCTAAGTTGTTCTTTTTCCTTCATTGTCTCAGCTG gaTATATTTGTACACATTATTTGTGCCAAAATTAATGTTGTGGACAGAAAGTACTAACCATACTCGAGCAAAGCTGGGTTTGTGGCTGTGGTTTATTGCAGAATGCATAGATTCG aTGTGGTTTAGGTTATTATGGTGTGGAAAGGCTACACACTGGCtagaaatttgtttatttccACCTCCAACACAGGAAGCAATTGAATTAGCAGGAATACAAAAGCGACACAGAGATTCATTAAAAAAGTTAGTTAATAGAACTTCAAAAAAAGCTGAATTATGGCAAACGTTATTTT GTGCAGTAgctattaaaaagaaaattaaaagaattcgGGAAGCAAAACATAATGAGACTACATCGCTAACTGATTATCCAGAAATATTATCTCAAACAAATGCAAAGGAAGAACCAATGAGAAATGAGAAGGAAaacgagaacgagaacgagaacgGGAACGGGAACGGGAACGGGAACGGGAAGGGAAACGAACAGTGA
- the LOC114875862 gene encoding uncharacterized protein LOC114875862 isoform X3 has protein sequence MFDTFHLLTQSLLRRMRIPLLQRSRIIEAVWNCGFCFGSICYLKSSTVKTINFFSEEQAVTHQELGVILHKSFYLHRAGVEIFCHEAWIKGWANLLFASFVMNPYQEKWCTVVSTFVFYKAFDTIVINICRILLCTSHFIGKKLPKLFFFLHCLSWIYLYTLFVPKLMLWTESTNHTRAKLGLWLWFIAECIDSMWFRLLWCGKATHWLEICLFPPPTQEAIELAGIQKRHRDSLKKLVNRTSKKAELWQTLFCAVAIKKKIKRIREAKHNETTSLTDYPEILSQTNAKEEPMRNEKENENENENGNGNGNGNGKGNEQ, from the exons ATGTttgatacttttcatttattaacaCAGTCGTTACTTCGACGTATGCGCATTCCATTGTTGCAAAGAAGTAGAATAATCGAGGCTGTGTGGAATTGTGGATTTTGCTTTGGTAGCATTTGTTATTTGAAGTCATCTACTGTCAAGACGATAAACTTTTTCTCTGAAGAACAAGCAGTAACTCACCAAGAGTTAGGTGTTATTCTACATAAAAGCTTTTACCTTCATCGGGCAGGAGTAGAAATCTTCTGTCACGAGGCTTGGATAAAAGGCTGGGCCAACTTGCTGTTTGCATCTTTTGTTATGAATCCATATCAGGAAAA ATGGTGTACAGTAGTAAGCACTTTTGTGTTTTACAAAGCATTTGATACTATTGTGATAAATATATGTCGTATTTTGTTATGTACATCGCACTTTATTGGAAAAAAGCTACCTAAGTTGTTCTTTTTCCTTCATTGTCTCAGCTG gaTATATTTGTACACATTATTTGTGCCAAAATTAATGTTGTGGACAGAAAGTACTAACCATACTCGAGCAAAGCTGGGTTTGTGGCTGTGGTTTATTGCAGAATGCATAGATTCG aTGTGGTTTAGGTTATTATGGTGTGGAAAGGCTACACACTGGCtagaaatttgtttatttccACCTCCAACACAGGAAGCAATTGAATTAGCAGGAATACAAAAGCGACACAGAGATTCATTAAAAAAGTTAGTTAATAGAACTTCAAAAAAAGCTGAATTATGGCAAACGTTATTTT GTGCAGTAgctattaaaaagaaaattaaaagaattcgGGAAGCAAAACATAATGAGACTACATCGCTAACTGATTATCCAGAAATATTATCTCAAACAAATGCAAAGGAAGAACCAATGAGAAATGAGAAGGAAaacgagaacgagaacgagaacgGGAACGGGAACGGGAACGGGAACGGGAAGGGAAACGAACAGTGA